A stretch of the Mesorhizobium sp. Pch-S genome encodes the following:
- a CDS encoding DUF2798 domain-containing protein — protein MTNDTTRRRRLPARYAAIISPLVLSLLMTFIVSLISTLKSLGLHPSMPSIWMVAWGLSWLVAFPTLLVVLPIVRRIVGMVCEPAR, from the coding sequence ATGACAAACGATACCACTCGGCGCAGGCGACTGCCTGCACGCTACGCTGCCATCATCAGCCCGCTTGTTCTTTCGCTGCTGATGACCTTCATCGTCTCGTTGATCTCGACGCTGAAGAGCCTCGGCCTTCACCCGTCCATGCCCAGCATCTGGATGGTCGCCTGGGGCCTGTCCTGGCTGGTCGCCTTTCCTACCCTGCTCGTCGTTCTGCCGATTGTGCGCCGCATCGTCGGGATGGTCTGCGAGCCGGCACGTTGA
- a CDS encoding N-acyl homoserine lactonase family protein: protein MLRNFIFAAAIATTAGTATAAPQVELWRLDCGRIAVGDLSVFSDTFAYAGEKRTLTDSCYVVRHGNDYMLWDTGLPAALLGKPLAANDVLAPTLDRTVPDQLREIAIKPEAISLIGISHYHFDHVGQSASFPKARLMIGRADLEALKSKPVPFGAEPSLLAPWLSSGAPLDAVEGDKDVFGDGSVVMLSTPGHTPGSHALLVRLAEKGPVLLSGDVAHFEKQFETGGVPPFNTNRADSLASMTRLQSMARALGATLIVQHDADDVAKLPTFPASAK from the coding sequence ATGCTCAGAAATTTCATCTTCGCAGCGGCTATCGCCACCACCGCGGGCACCGCAACTGCCGCACCGCAGGTTGAACTGTGGCGCCTCGATTGCGGTCGCATCGCGGTCGGCGATCTCAGCGTCTTTTCCGATACCTTCGCCTATGCCGGTGAAAAAAGGACGCTTACCGACAGTTGCTACGTTGTCAGGCACGGCAACGACTACATGCTGTGGGACACTGGTCTGCCTGCTGCACTGCTCGGCAAACCACTCGCGGCCAACGACGTGCTGGCGCCGACGCTCGACCGCACGGTTCCGGATCAGCTCAGGGAGATCGCCATCAAACCGGAAGCCATTAGCCTGATTGGAATCAGCCACTATCATTTCGACCATGTCGGTCAGTCCGCCAGTTTCCCGAAGGCACGCTTGATGATCGGCAGGGCCGATCTGGAAGCGCTGAAGTCGAAGCCGGTGCCGTTCGGCGCCGAACCCTCCCTCCTGGCGCCCTGGCTCAGCTCTGGTGCGCCGCTGGACGCTGTTGAAGGCGACAAGGATGTCTTCGGCGACGGCTCGGTTGTCATGCTGTCTACCCCCGGCCATACACCCGGCAGCCACGCGCTGCTGGTACGGCTCGCCGAGAAGGGACCAGTCCTGCTCAGCGGTGATGTCGCCCACTTTGAAAAACAGTTCGAGACGGGCGGTGTCCCACCCTTCAACACCAACCGGGCCGACAGTCTCGCTTCGATGACGCGACTGCAGTCGATGGCCAGGGCGCTTGGCGCAACCCTGATCGTCCAGCACGATGCGGACGATGTCGCCAAGCTGCCGACCTTCCCGGCCAGCGCGAAATAG
- the rpoD gene encoding RNA polymerase sigma factor RpoD — protein sequence MATKEKEEVETEREGTTDGPLLDLSDDAVKKMIKAAKKRGYVTLDELNAVLPSEETDPDRIEDINAMLNDMGINVVEDDEQSDDAEGESADSSEDDANELAEQTGTAVATVAKKEPTDRTDDPVRMYLREMGSVELLSREGEIAIAKRIEAGRETMIAGLCESPLTFQAIIIWRDELNEAKILLREIIDLEATYAGPEGKQAPVVERVEEDAKPKEEPKAGRRRGGDDEDDITNVGGDTRGLEEDEEDEDEASLSLAAMEAELRPQVMETLDVIADTYKKLRKLQDQQVENRLAAAGTLSPSQDRRLKELKDELITAVKSLSLNQARIEALVEQLYDINKRLVQNEGKLLRLAESYGVRREEFLKEYQGSELDPNWIRNIANLTTRGWKEFTKNEQNAIQDLRSEIQNLATETAISILEFRKIVNQVQKGEREAAIAKKEMVEANLRLVISIAKKYTNRGLQFLDLIQEGNIGLMKAVDKFEYRRGYKFSTYATWWIRQAITRSIADQARTIRIPVHMIETINKIVRTSRQMLHEIGREPTPEELAEKLAMPLEKVRKVLKIAKEPISLETPVGDEEDSHLGDFIEDKGAILPIDAAIQANLRETTTRVLASLTPREERVLRMRFGIGMNTDHTLEEVGQQFSVTRERIRQIEAKALRKLKHPSRSRKLRSFLDS from the coding sequence ATGGCGACTAAGGAAAAGGAAGAGGTCGAAACCGAACGCGAGGGCACGACTGACGGCCCGTTGCTCGACCTTTCCGACGATGCTGTCAAGAAGATGATCAAGGCCGCGAAGAAACGCGGCTATGTCACGCTCGACGAGCTGAATGCGGTGCTGCCGTCCGAAGAGACGGACCCAGACCGCATCGAAGATATCAATGCGATGCTCAACGACATGGGCATCAACGTTGTCGAAGACGACGAACAGAGCGACGACGCCGAAGGCGAGAGCGCCGATTCGTCGGAAGATGACGCCAACGAGCTTGCCGAACAGACCGGCACCGCCGTTGCCACCGTCGCCAAAAAGGAGCCGACCGACCGCACCGACGACCCCGTGCGCATGTATCTGCGCGAGATGGGTTCGGTTGAGTTGCTGTCGCGTGAAGGCGAAATCGCCATCGCCAAGCGCATCGAGGCCGGTCGCGAGACCATGATCGCGGGCCTTTGCGAAAGCCCGCTGACCTTCCAGGCCATCATCATCTGGCGAGACGAGCTCAACGAAGCCAAGATCCTGCTGCGCGAGATCATCGACCTCGAAGCCACTTATGCCGGCCCCGAGGGCAAGCAGGCGCCGGTCGTCGAGCGCGTCGAGGAAGACGCAAAGCCGAAGGAAGAGCCGAAGGCCGGGCGTCGCCGTGGCGGCGACGACGAGGACGACATCACCAATGTCGGCGGCGACACGCGCGGTCTCGAGGAAGACGAAGAGGACGAGGACGAGGCGAGCCTGTCGCTGGCAGCGATGGAAGCCGAGCTTCGCCCGCAGGTGATGGAGACGCTCGACGTCATCGCCGACACCTACAAGAAGCTGCGCAAGCTGCAGGACCAGCAGGTCGAGAACCGTCTCGCCGCTGCCGGTACGCTTTCGCCGAGCCAGGACCGGCGCCTGAAGGAGCTCAAGGACGAGCTGATCACGGCGGTGAAGTCACTGTCGCTCAACCAGGCTCGCATCGAGGCACTGGTCGAGCAGCTCTACGACATCAACAAGCGCCTGGTGCAGAACGAAGGCAAGCTTCTTCGTCTCGCTGAAAGCTATGGTGTACGCCGCGAGGAATTCCTCAAGGAATACCAGGGTTCCGAGCTGGACCCGAACTGGATTCGGAACATCGCCAACCTGACGACGCGCGGTTGGAAGGAGTTCACCAAGAACGAGCAGAACGCGATCCAGGACCTGCGCTCCGAGATCCAGAACCTCGCCACCGAGACGGCGATCTCGATCCTGGAATTCCGCAAGATCGTGAACCAGGTGCAGAAGGGCGAGCGCGAGGCAGCGATCGCCAAGAAGGAGATGGTGGAAGCCAACCTTCGCCTCGTCATCTCGATTGCCAAAAAGTACACGAACCGCGGCCTGCAGTTCCTGGATCTGATCCAGGAAGGCAATATCGGCCTGATGAAGGCTGTCGACAAGTTCGAGTATCGGCGCGGCTACAAGTTCTCGACCTACGCCACCTGGTGGATCCGGCAGGCGATCACCCGTTCGATCGCCGATCAGGCCCGCACCATCCGTATCCCGGTGCACATGATCGAGACGATCAACAAGATCGTGCGCACCTCGCGCCAGATGCTGCACGAGATCGGCCGCGAGCCGACGCCGGAAGAGCTGGCTGAAAAGCTGGCCATGCCGCTGGAAAAGGTGCGCAAGGTGCTGAAGATCGCCAAGGAGCCGATCTCGCTCGAGACGCCGGTGGGCGACGAGGAGGATTCGCACCTCGGCGATTTCATCGAGGACAAGGGCGCGATCCTGCCGATCGATGCCGCGATCCAGGCGAACCTGCGCGAGACCACCACACGCGTGCTGGCTTCGCTCACGCCGCGCGAGGAGCGGGTGCTGCGCATGCGCTTCGGCATCGGCATGAATACCGATCACACGCTGGAAGAAGTCGGCCAGCAGTTCTCGGTGACGCGCGAACGCATCCGCCAGATCGAGGCCAAGGCGCTGCGCAAGCTCAAGCATCCGAGCCGCAGCCGCAAGCTGAGAAGCTTCCTCGACAGCTAA
- a CDS encoding LysE family translocator encodes MSPEFLLTTLIIVASPGTGVVYTLAAGLSRGGRASVLAAFACTLGIVPHLVAALTGLAALLHASAIAFEVVKYAGVAYLLYMAWQSLREHGALKVEAKPDARSVRQVLIDGVLINLLNPKLSIFFVAFLPQFIAPNEPNVLARMLELSGVFMAATFIIFAIYGLCAASVRDRIIGSVRVMTWLRRSFAAAFVALSAKLALTTQQ; translated from the coding sequence ATGTCGCCCGAATTCCTGCTCACCACTTTGATCATCGTCGCCTCACCGGGCACCGGCGTCGTCTATACGCTTGCCGCGGGGCTCTCGCGCGGCGGACGGGCGAGCGTGCTGGCGGCTTTCGCCTGCACGCTGGGCATCGTGCCGCATCTGGTTGCCGCGTTGACCGGGTTGGCGGCCCTGCTGCATGCCAGCGCCATCGCCTTCGAGGTCGTGAAATATGCCGGCGTTGCCTATCTGCTCTACATGGCCTGGCAGAGCCTGCGCGAACACGGTGCGCTGAAGGTGGAGGCGAAGCCCGATGCCCGCAGTGTCCGTCAGGTCCTGATCGATGGCGTGCTCATCAACCTGCTCAATCCGAAGCTTTCGATCTTCTTCGTGGCCTTCCTGCCGCAATTCATCGCGCCCAACGAACCGAATGTGCTGGCGCGCATGCTGGAACTGTCGGGCGTGTTCATGGCAGCGACCTTCATCATCTTTGCCATCTATGGCCTGTGCGCGGCTTCGGTGCGCGACCGCATCATCGGCAGCGTGCGCGTGATGACGTGGTTGAGACGCAGCTTCGCCGCCGCCTTCGTGGCGCTCAGCGCAAAGCTGGCCCTGACCACGCAGCAATAG
- a CDS encoding DUF930 domain-containing protein: MSASVLSPSQGAHADLRLSVGASCLLHLSLLAAVMLLPIPQTLRLPPIESIKVDFVPAPKPPEPVQQGKPAVAPKAVPSAPATQPVTQAPRPTPAEPPMVKAEKLYSAQVLADPRSRSARKALPQLAPQERVIQLCNIEALAQLRRQGTGFQPDMVVPYAMKDAKVTDHALEAKGAAMRSRKHWYGLAFNCEVAPDLKTVVAFEFLLGAEIPRDQWAEHDLSLDDGPAD, encoded by the coding sequence GTGTCCGCTTCCGTACTTTCACCATCACAGGGCGCGCATGCCGATTTGCGCCTCAGCGTCGGCGCGTCCTGCCTGCTGCATCTGTCGCTGCTGGCCGCTGTGATGTTGCTGCCCATCCCGCAAACTCTGCGGCTACCCCCAATCGAAAGCATCAAGGTCGATTTTGTGCCGGCGCCGAAGCCACCGGAACCGGTGCAGCAAGGCAAACCAGCCGTAGCGCCCAAAGCTGTGCCGAGTGCTCCTGCAACGCAGCCGGTCACCCAGGCCCCGCGCCCAACACCCGCCGAGCCACCGATGGTCAAGGCCGAGAAACTCTATTCAGCGCAGGTTCTTGCCGATCCGCGCAGCCGCAGCGCGCGCAAGGCTCTGCCGCAACTGGCGCCGCAGGAGCGGGTCATCCAGCTCTGCAACATAGAGGCCCTCGCGCAACTGCGCCGGCAGGGAACCGGCTTCCAGCCCGACATGGTCGTTCCATACGCGATGAAGGATGCGAAGGTGACGGACCATGCGCTCGAGGCAAAAGGTGCGGCGATGCGCAGCAGAAAGCATTGGTACGGGCTCGCGTTCAACTGCGAGGTGGCACCGGACCTCAAGACCGTCGTCGCCTTCGAATTCCTGCTTGGTGCGGAGATTCCACGAGACCAATGGGCAGAGCATGATCTGTCCCTGGACGACGGCCCCGCCGATTGA
- a CDS encoding DUF333 domain-containing protein, whose product MRTLLMLAACLATLPFTGGDGALAAKKVGMANPASVHCVKIGGKSRIRTDASGNQTGYCHLPNGRICEEWALFRDKKCVRPKG is encoded by the coding sequence ATGCGCACGTTGCTGATGCTTGCCGCTTGCCTTGCGACGTTGCCGTTCACGGGAGGCGATGGCGCGCTGGCCGCGAAAAAGGTCGGCATGGCCAACCCAGCCTCGGTTCACTGCGTGAAGATCGGCGGCAAATCCAGGATCCGAACCGACGCCAGCGGCAACCAGACCGGTTATTGCCATCTGCCGAACGGCCGCATCTGCGAGGAATGGGCGCTTTTTCGTGACAAGAAATGCGTGAGGCCGAAAGGCTGA
- a CDS encoding right-handed parallel beta-helix repeat-containing protein, whose product MKFPSLFAAALISGTALSNHAFSQVQQPILEVDGNLAYGSGTGGIGLFLPWQLDNGNAAFFDASGSFVEGSARQGSFGLGYRHRAANDWVYGAYGYFDSFNSEYGHNFKQLSFGAEALGPLYEARANVYLPLTDEKAIASLSRVFITGDELKFRAGGEIARGGFDAEAGVRLPLFPEDMAAQMKIFGGTYWYDGKGAIDDTLGIKARAELSFAGLPDVSGSTLALGASVSYDKQDRSEFAVTARLRVPLGGSSRVGQEAFDPMYQHVERADFIRTYAGATGAVEAAEFASDGRKVGKVVNVSAASGDARAINAALTAAGKDALVLASGDITLGQTMQLGVGQYMLGGGGVIAVRGTTSRFEAAFRNDGAATRLSGSNPLANVVAMASGSTIDHLAVSGGLSGIASNGAAGITVRDVQISKTAGDGIRLDNVTGALVEKTSIRDLYICNNNSDCEFAVGNPNRAPHAAISALGTSGLTVRDTTIDSVTYGIFAGSRIDDNDWPPVITQAANGITLDNVTISKSRREGVLLVAAKDVTMNKVTVDNSAQGLDMDLVVLQGTSNVAITDMTLKGGINGLMLVTASTLPEEARTTNVRVNGLSVDSTRNAGIFFNPVSDIHFKDVVITNAGTYGAFVYGSDWDFLGGPVKDITFSNMRIENAAKAGLYFMGPAVDVGGDVTIKGTPRNCLVSSFGSYVNGSLTQSPGTSLLLNGRELNAGNFKTNCL is encoded by the coding sequence ATGAAATTCCCAAGCCTGTTCGCAGCGGCGCTGATCAGCGGCACCGCCCTCTCCAACCATGCCTTTTCGCAAGTCCAGCAACCGATTCTGGAAGTCGACGGCAATCTTGCCTATGGCAGCGGCACTGGCGGCATCGGCCTGTTCCTGCCCTGGCAACTCGACAACGGCAATGCCGCCTTCTTCGACGCCAGCGGCAGCTTCGTCGAAGGTTCGGCGCGCCAGGGTTCCTTCGGCCTCGGCTATCGCCATCGCGCCGCGAATGACTGGGTCTATGGTGCCTACGGCTATTTCGACAGCTTCAACAGCGAGTACGGCCACAACTTCAAGCAACTGTCCTTCGGTGCCGAAGCGCTCGGGCCGCTCTACGAGGCACGCGCAAACGTCTACCTGCCGCTGACCGACGAGAAGGCCATCGCCAGCCTCAGCCGCGTCTTCATCACCGGCGACGAACTGAAATTCCGCGCCGGCGGTGAAATTGCCCGCGGCGGTTTCGATGCGGAAGCAGGTGTTCGGCTGCCACTGTTCCCGGAAGACATGGCTGCCCAGATGAAGATCTTCGGTGGCACCTATTGGTACGACGGCAAGGGAGCGATTGACGACACGCTCGGCATCAAGGCACGGGCGGAACTGAGCTTCGCCGGTCTTCCCGATGTTTCGGGCTCGACATTGGCGCTCGGCGCTTCTGTCTCCTACGACAAGCAGGACCGCAGCGAGTTCGCCGTCACCGCGCGCCTGCGTGTTCCGCTCGGCGGGTCCAGCCGTGTCGGCCAGGAAGCCTTCGACCCGATGTACCAGCATGTCGAACGCGCCGATTTCATCCGCACCTATGCCGGCGCTACAGGTGCCGTGGAGGCGGCGGAATTCGCCTCGGATGGCCGCAAGGTTGGCAAGGTGGTCAACGTCTCGGCCGCCAGTGGCGACGCCAGGGCCATCAACGCCGCGTTGACCGCGGCCGGAAAGGACGCACTTGTCCTGGCCAGTGGCGACATCACGCTTGGCCAGACCATGCAGCTTGGCGTCGGGCAATACATGCTTGGCGGCGGCGGCGTCATCGCGGTGCGCGGCACCACCAGCCGCTTCGAGGCCGCCTTCCGCAACGATGGCGCCGCAACGCGCCTGAGCGGCTCAAATCCACTCGCCAACGTCGTCGCCATGGCCTCGGGCAGCACGATCGACCATCTCGCCGTCAGCGGCGGCCTGAGCGGTATCGCCAGCAACGGGGCAGCCGGGATCACGGTTCGCGATGTCCAGATCAGCAAGACCGCCGGCGATGGCATCCGCCTCGACAATGTCACCGGCGCACTCGTCGAAAAGACATCGATCCGCGACCTCTACATCTGCAATAACAATTCGGACTGCGAATTCGCGGTCGGCAACCCGAACCGCGCGCCTCATGCTGCAATCAGCGCCCTCGGCACCAGCGGGTTGACCGTACGCGACACAACCATCGACAGCGTCACTTACGGCATCTTCGCCGGCAGCCGCATCGACGACAACGACTGGCCACCGGTCATCACCCAGGCGGCCAACGGCATCACGCTCGACAATGTGACGATCAGCAAGTCACGGCGCGAAGGCGTGCTGCTGGTCGCGGCAAAAGACGTGACCATGAACAAGGTGACGGTCGACAACTCCGCGCAGGGCCTCGACATGGACCTGGTCGTGCTGCAGGGCACGTCGAACGTCGCCATCACCGACATGACGCTGAAGGGCGGCATCAATGGCCTGATGCTGGTTACCGCGTCGACCCTACCCGAGGAAGCCAGGACCACCAATGTGCGTGTCAACGGATTGTCGGTCGACAGCACCCGCAATGCCGGCATCTTCTTCAACCCGGTCTCCGACATTCATTTCAAGGATGTCGTGATCACCAATGCCGGCACCTATGGCGCCTTCGTCTATGGCAGTGATTGGGATTTCCTCGGCGGGCCGGTGAAGGACATCACCTTCAGCAACATGCGCATCGAGAACGCCGCGAAAGCCGGCCTCTATTTCATGGGGCCTGCCGTCGATGTCGGCGGCGACGTCACGATCAAGGGCACACCGCGCAATTGCCTGGTGTCGAGCTTCGGTTCCTATGTAAACGGTTCGCTGACACAGTCGCCCGGCACGTCGCTGCTTCTCAATGGGCGCGAACTCAACGCCGGTAATTTCAAGACGAATTGTCTCTGA
- the dnaG gene encoding DNA primase, with protein sequence MRFPPTFLDEIRDRVPISSLIGLRVAWDRKKTNAPRGDYWGCCPFHGEKTPSFHCEDKKGRYHCFGCGVSGDHFRFLTELDGMSFPEAVERIAEMAGVPMPARDEQAEQREKQRASLTDVMEMATAFFQERLQGSEGARARAYLRERGLTPATQQSFRLGFAPDSRNALKEFLASRGVEKAQIEACGLVVFGDDIPVSYDRFRDRIMFPIPDSRGRIIAFGGRAMSADVSAKYLNSPETELFHKGNVLYNFARARKDVARGGTVIAVEGYMDVIALAQAGFENAVAPLGTALTENQMELLWRMSPEPILCFDGDGAGLKAAWRAADLILPSVQSGRTARFALLPEGKDPDDLVKADGPDAFRAVLAEARPLADLIWTRETGGNVFETPERRAELEKTLREITSRIRDESVRYHYQQEMRERVQSFFAPQRGGRPSRPGERGERGQAGRQGGQWSRGAAAAGRNAITESLGRSALVKRTGEVMSVREATVMVALVNHPALIDENFEHVEFLDLANSDLRRLHAALLDALAHEQASDRGTIIEAIDRLGCREVWERAVALIRRTRQWPALESAAIDDARDAFNQVLHLHRSQRTLHRELKQAETALASDPTDENYRHLVEIQAQFRDVQATEALIEGFGVSSGRAGRA encoded by the coding sequence ATGCGCTTTCCCCCAACCTTCCTCGACGAGATACGCGACCGCGTGCCGATCTCCTCGCTGATCGGCTTGCGTGTGGCCTGGGACAGGAAGAAAACCAATGCGCCGCGCGGCGACTATTGGGGGTGCTGCCCGTTCCACGGCGAAAAGACGCCATCATTCCATTGCGAGGACAAGAAGGGGCGCTACCACTGTTTCGGCTGCGGGGTTTCGGGCGACCATTTCCGGTTTCTTACCGAGCTGGACGGCATGAGCTTCCCCGAAGCGGTCGAGCGCATTGCCGAGATGGCAGGCGTGCCGATGCCGGCGCGGGACGAACAGGCGGAGCAGCGCGAAAAACAGCGTGCCAGCCTCACCGACGTCATGGAGATGGCGACTGCGTTCTTCCAGGAGCGGCTGCAGGGTTCCGAGGGAGCCAGGGCGCGCGCCTATCTGCGCGAACGCGGTCTGACGCCGGCGACACAGCAGTCGTTCCGGCTGGGTTTCGCACCGGACAGCCGCAACGCGCTGAAGGAGTTCCTGGCCTCCAGAGGGGTCGAGAAGGCGCAGATCGAGGCCTGCGGGCTGGTGGTGTTTGGCGACGACATCCCGGTCTCCTACGATCGGTTCCGTGACCGCATCATGTTTCCAATCCCGGATTCGCGTGGCCGCATCATCGCCTTCGGCGGGCGCGCCATGTCGGCGGACGTTTCGGCGAAATACCTCAATTCCCCCGAGACCGAGCTCTTCCACAAGGGCAACGTGCTCTACAATTTTGCGCGTGCCCGCAAGGACGTGGCGCGTGGCGGCACGGTCATCGCGGTGGAAGGCTATATGGACGTGATCGCACTGGCGCAGGCCGGTTTCGAGAACGCGGTGGCGCCGCTTGGCACTGCGCTCACCGAAAACCAGATGGAATTGCTGTGGCGTATGTCGCCTGAGCCCATCCTGTGTTTCGACGGCGATGGCGCCGGCCTCAAGGCCGCCTGGCGAGCGGCTGACCTGATCCTGCCGTCGGTCCAGTCCGGGCGCACCGCGCGCTTTGCGCTGCTGCCCGAAGGCAAGGACCCCGACGACCTGGTCAAAGCTGACGGGCCGGACGCCTTTCGTGCCGTGCTAGCCGAAGCACGGCCGCTGGCGGACCTGATCTGGACGCGTGAAACCGGGGGCAACGTCTTTGAGACGCCGGAGCGTCGTGCCGAACTCGAGAAGACGCTGCGCGAGATCACCAGCCGCATCCGCGACGAAAGCGTCCGCTATCATTACCAGCAGGAGATGCGCGAGCGCGTGCAAAGCTTCTTTGCGCCGCAACGCGGAGGGCGCCCGTCGCGGCCCGGTGAACGCGGTGAGCGAGGCCAAGCCGGCCGGCAGGGCGGGCAGTGGTCGCGCGGGGCTGCTGCTGCCGGGCGCAATGCGATCACTGAAAGTCTCGGTCGCTCGGCGCTGGTAAAACGCACCGGCGAAGTGATGTCGGTGCGCGAGGCAACCGTCATGGTGGCGCTCGTCAACCATCCGGCGTTGATCGACGAGAATTTCGAGCATGTGGAATTCCTCGACCTTGCCAACAGTGACCTGCGCAGGCTGCATGCCGCGCTGCTGGACGCGCTCGCACATGAGCAGGCCAGCGACCGCGGCACCATCATCGAGGCGATCGATCGCCTTGGCTGTCGCGAGGTGTGGGAACGTGCGGTGGCGCTGATCCGCCGCACCAGGCAGTGGCCGGCGTTGGAAAGCGCGGCGATCGACGATGCGCGCGACGCCTTCAACCAGGTGCTGCACTTGCACCGCAGCCAACGCACATTACATAGGGAGCTGAAGCAGGCCGAAACGGCGCTCGCCAGCGATCCCACCGATGAGAATTACCGGCATCTGGTCGAAATCCAGGCGCAGTTCCGCGACGTGCAGGCAACAGAGGCATTGATCGAAGGGTTTGGCGTATCCTCCGGCCGGGCGGGCAGGGCATAG
- a CDS encoding secondary thiamine-phosphate synthase enzyme YjbQ produces the protein MAGTQKLLTITTSGPGLYEFTDQTARFVVDAGIETGLLTAFVRHTSCSLVVQENADPDVRRDLEAFFRRLVPAADDPSMDYLVHRFEGADDMPAHIKSALTLVSISIPVCGGRLGLGTWQGIYLFEHRNLPHRREVLLHLA, from the coding sequence CTGGCGGGTACGCAGAAACTGCTCACCATCACGACCAGTGGTCCCGGGCTCTACGAGTTCACGGATCAGACCGCACGGTTCGTCGTCGATGCCGGAATCGAAACAGGATTGCTGACCGCTTTTGTGCGGCATACGTCCTGCTCGCTCGTCGTCCAGGAAAATGCCGATCCGGATGTGAGGCGCGACCTGGAAGCCTTCTTCCGCAGGCTGGTGCCGGCGGCAGATGATCCCTCGATGGACTATCTCGTCCATCGTTTCGAGGGGGCGGACGACATGCCGGCGCATATCAAGAGCGCGCTGACGCTGGTCTCGATCTCGATCCCTGTCTGCGGCGGCCGTCTTGGGCTCGGGACATGGCAAGGCATCTATCTTTTCGAGCATCGCAACCTTCCGCACCGGCGGGAGGTACTGCTTCATCTCGCCTGA
- a CDS encoding helix-turn-helix domain-containing protein produces MSDTKSSRLAKRLLQALRPLALDPARPQKRPGMHPHGRQLFSYCCFTAERLARISNEKPLIGVVLSGSKEIWLGDAGQRFEEGDVFVFPHGRAFDVVNVPAETSGIYESLIVEVDHVPESVRRLGRPSRAAAAGLDLRVPLSEDLVTALCHAAPVLAASGHAALLAEHRLTEVLLLLHNVPAAAWLFEASLPERIALLVASAPAQRWTAEMLGQALGMGASTLRRQLAGEGTSLRVVLSATRMQLAHDVLARGEGNVTAAVSAAGYASRSHFGRQFRGLYGASPSVVRQQGSPEPSN; encoded by the coding sequence ATGAGTGACACGAAATCGTCCCGTCTTGCCAAGCGCTTGTTGCAGGCATTGCGGCCGCTCGCACTCGACCCGGCACGACCACAAAAGCGGCCCGGCATGCACCCGCATGGACGGCAGCTGTTCAGCTATTGTTGTTTTACGGCTGAGCGGCTTGCCCGGATCAGCAACGAGAAGCCGCTTATCGGCGTCGTTCTCAGCGGTTCCAAGGAGATCTGGCTGGGCGACGCCGGGCAGCGTTTCGAAGAAGGTGACGTGTTCGTCTTTCCGCATGGGCGAGCCTTCGACGTCGTCAATGTGCCGGCCGAGACGAGCGGCATCTACGAGTCCCTTATCGTTGAAGTGGATCATGTGCCGGAATCGGTGCGTCGCCTTGGCCGACCGTCCAGAGCCGCCGCTGCCGGGCTCGATCTGCGTGTGCCACTGTCGGAAGATCTGGTTACGGCGCTCTGCCACGCTGCGCCTGTGCTCGCCGCATCCGGTCACGCGGCGTTGCTGGCCGAGCACAGGCTGACTGAAGTGCTGCTTCTGCTGCACAACGTGCCGGCTGCAGCCTGGCTGTTTGAAGCCTCGCTGCCGGAACGTATTGCGTTGCTGGTCGCTTCGGCACCGGCGCAGCGCTGGACGGCCGAGATGCTTGGTCAGGCGCTTGGCATGGGCGCCTCGACATTGCGTCGTCAGCTTGCAGGCGAGGGCACTTCGCTGAGGGTGGTGCTTTCAGCCACGCGCATGCAGCTTGCTCACGATGTCCTTGCCAGGGGCGAGGGGAACGTCACGGCTGCTGTCAGCGCGGCCGGTTATGCCTCACGCTCGCATTTCGGCCGCCAGTTCCGTGGTCTTTATGGCGCATCGCCAAGTGTGGTACGTCAACAGGGTTCACCCGAACCGTCCAACTGA